Proteins encoded by one window of Cyanobium sp. NS01:
- the bioB gene encoding biotin synthase BioB, whose protein sequence is MTHRHDWTRAEIQALLEAPLMELLWQAQQVHRQANPGYRVQLASLLSVKTGGCEEDCAYCPQSMHHSADVSGRPELEVEPVLARARAARQAGAHRFCMGWAWREIRDGAPFEAMLQMVRGVRALGLEACVTAGMLSDAQAARLAEAGLTAYNHNLDTSPEHYERIISTRTYQERLETLARVRRAGVTVCCGGIIGMGEALSDRAGLLEVLANLDPHPESVPINALVAVEGTPLQEQPPLDPLELVRMVATARILMPSSRVRLSAGREQLSREAQILCLLAGADSIFYGDTLLTTGNPDVAADQALLAAAGVTVEGAAAALCPA, encoded by the coding sequence GTGACCCACCGCCACGACTGGACCCGCGCCGAGATCCAGGCCCTGCTGGAGGCGCCGCTGATGGAGCTGCTCTGGCAGGCCCAGCAGGTGCACCGCCAGGCCAACCCCGGCTACCGGGTGCAGCTGGCCTCGCTGCTGAGCGTCAAGACCGGTGGCTGTGAGGAGGACTGTGCCTACTGCCCCCAGTCGATGCACCACAGCGCCGATGTGAGCGGCCGGCCGGAGCTCGAGGTGGAGCCGGTGCTGGCGCGGGCCCGGGCGGCCAGGCAGGCGGGTGCCCATCGCTTCTGCATGGGCTGGGCCTGGCGGGAGATCCGCGATGGGGCGCCCTTCGAGGCGATGCTGCAGATGGTGCGCGGCGTGCGCGCGCTGGGCCTGGAGGCCTGCGTGACCGCCGGCATGCTCAGTGACGCCCAGGCCGCCCGGCTGGCCGAGGCGGGCCTCACCGCCTACAACCACAACCTCGACACCAGCCCGGAGCACTACGAGCGCATCATCAGCACCCGCACCTACCAGGAGCGGCTCGAAACCCTGGCGCGGGTGCGGCGGGCCGGGGTGACCGTCTGCTGCGGCGGCATCATCGGCATGGGCGAGGCGCTCAGCGACCGGGCCGGGCTGCTCGAGGTGCTGGCCAACCTCGATCCCCACCCCGAGAGCGTGCCGATCAACGCCCTGGTGGCGGTGGAGGGCACGCCGCTGCAGGAGCAGCCGCCGCTGGATCCCCTGGAGCTGGTGCGGATGGTGGCCACGGCCCGGATCCTGATGCCCAGCAGCCGCGTGCGGCTCAGTGCCGGCCGCGAACAGCTCAGCCGCGAGGCCCAGATCCTCTGCCTGCTGGCCGGCGCCGATTCGATCTTCTACGGCGACACCCTGCTCACCACCGGCAACCCCGACGTGGCCGCCGACCAGGCCCTGCTCGCCGCCGCCGGCGTGACGGTGGAGGGGGCGGCGGCGGCGCTGTGCCCTGCCTGA
- a CDS encoding ATP-dependent Clp protease ATP-binding subunit — protein MFERFTEKAIKVIMLAQEEARRLGHNFVGTEQILLGLIGEGTGVAAKVLKSMGVNLKDARVEVEKIIGRGSGFVAVEIPFTPRAKRVLELSLEEARQLGHNYIGTEHLLLGLIREGEGVAARVLENLGVDLAKVRTQVIRMLGETAEVAAGGGSKGSTKTPTLDEFGSNLTQQASDGKLDPVVGRQKEIERVIQILGRRTKNNPVLIGEPGVGKTAIAEGLAQRINSGDIPDILEEKRVLTLDIGLLVAGTKYRGEFEERLKKIMEEIRGAGNVILVIDEVHTLIGAGAAEGAIDAANILKPALARGELQCIGATTLDEYRKHIERDAALERRFQPVMVGEPSVEDTIEILRGLRERYEEHHRLKIADEALVAAATLGDRYISDRFLPDKAIDLIDEAGSRVRLMNSKLPPAAKEVDKQLRGVQKEKEEAVREQDFTKAGELRDREVELRDQIRTILQARKEDETPSPEAESAAPDLGTVTALIGNADPDRAPMVSEEDIAHIVASWTGVPVQKLTESESAKLLNMEETLHQRLIGQDEAVKAVSRAIRRARVGLKNPNRPIASFIFSGPTGVGKTELTKSLAAYFFGSEEAMIRLDMSEFMERHTVSKLIGSPPGYVGFNEGGQLTEAVRRRPYTVVLFDEIEKAHPDVFNLLLQLLEDGRLTDSKGRTVDFKNTLIIMTSNIGSKVIEKGGGGLGFEFSGGAAEDTQYNRIRSLVNEELKQYFRPEFLNRLDEIIVFRQLTRDEVKDIAEIMLKEVFQRMDDKGIHLSVTEAFKERLVEEGYNPSYGARPLRRAVMRLLEDSLAEEFLSGRISEGDSALVDVGEDKQVVIRKQSALPVMPELAGAGA, from the coding sequence ATGTTCGAGCGGTTTACCGAGAAGGCCATCAAGGTGATCATGCTGGCCCAGGAAGAGGCCCGCCGCCTTGGTCACAACTTTGTGGGCACTGAGCAGATCCTGCTGGGCCTGATCGGCGAGGGCACCGGCGTCGCCGCCAAAGTGCTCAAGTCGATGGGCGTGAACCTCAAGGACGCCCGCGTCGAGGTGGAGAAGATCATCGGCCGCGGCTCCGGCTTCGTGGCCGTTGAGATCCCCTTCACCCCCCGCGCCAAGCGCGTTCTCGAGCTGTCCCTGGAGGAAGCCCGCCAGCTGGGCCACAACTACATCGGCACCGAGCACCTGCTGCTCGGCCTGATCCGTGAGGGCGAGGGCGTCGCCGCCCGGGTGCTCGAGAACCTCGGTGTCGACCTGGCCAAGGTGCGCACCCAGGTGATCCGCATGCTCGGCGAGACCGCCGAAGTGGCCGCCGGTGGTGGCAGCAAGGGCTCCACCAAGACCCCCACCCTGGACGAGTTCGGCAGCAACCTCACCCAGCAGGCCTCCGACGGCAAGCTCGATCCGGTGGTCGGCCGGCAGAAGGAGATCGAGCGGGTGATCCAGATCCTGGGGCGCCGCACCAAGAACAACCCCGTGCTGATCGGCGAGCCCGGCGTCGGCAAGACCGCCATCGCCGAGGGCCTCGCCCAGCGCATCAACTCCGGCGACATCCCCGACATCCTCGAGGAAAAGCGCGTTCTGACCCTGGACATCGGCCTGCTCGTGGCTGGTACCAAGTACCGCGGTGAGTTCGAGGAGCGCCTCAAGAAAATCATGGAGGAGATCCGAGGTGCCGGCAACGTGATCCTCGTGATCGACGAAGTGCACACCCTGATCGGCGCCGGCGCCGCCGAAGGCGCCATTGACGCCGCCAACATCCTCAAGCCGGCCCTGGCCCGCGGCGAGCTGCAGTGCATCGGCGCCACCACTCTCGACGAATACCGCAAGCACATCGAGCGGGATGCGGCCCTGGAACGCCGCTTCCAGCCCGTGATGGTGGGTGAGCCCTCCGTGGAAGACACCATTGAGATCCTGCGTGGCCTGCGGGAGCGCTACGAGGAGCACCACCGGCTCAAGATCGCCGACGAGGCCCTGGTTGCCGCAGCCACCCTGGGCGACCGCTACATCTCCGACCGCTTCCTGCCGGACAAGGCGATCGACCTGATCGACGAGGCCGGCAGCCGGGTGCGGCTGATGAACTCCAAGCTGCCCCCTGCCGCCAAGGAGGTGGACAAGCAACTGCGCGGTGTGCAGAAGGAGAAGGAGGAAGCCGTGCGCGAGCAGGACTTCACCAAGGCCGGCGAACTGCGTGACCGCGAAGTGGAGCTGCGCGATCAGATCCGCACGATCCTGCAGGCCCGCAAGGAGGACGAAACGCCCTCCCCTGAGGCTGAGTCTGCGGCTCCCGATCTGGGCACGGTGACGGCCCTGATCGGCAACGCCGACCCCGACCGCGCTCCGATGGTGTCCGAGGAGGACATCGCCCACATCGTGGCCTCCTGGACTGGTGTGCCCGTGCAGAAGCTCACCGAGAGCGAATCGGCCAAGCTGCTGAACATGGAGGAAACCCTCCACCAGCGGCTGATCGGCCAGGACGAAGCCGTCAAGGCGGTGTCCCGCGCCATTCGCCGCGCCCGGGTGGGTCTCAAGAACCCCAACCGGCCGATTGCCAGCTTCATCTTCTCCGGTCCCACCGGCGTCGGCAAGACCGAGCTCACCAAGTCGCTGGCGGCCTACTTCTTCGGCAGTGAGGAGGCGATGATCCGCCTCGACATGTCCGAGTTCATGGAGCGCCACACGGTCAGCAAGCTGATCGGCTCGCCTCCGGGCTACGTGGGCTTCAACGAGGGCGGCCAGCTCACCGAAGCGGTGCGGCGCCGGCCCTACACCGTGGTGCTGTTCGACGAGATCGAGAAGGCTCACCCCGACGTGTTCAACCTGCTGCTGCAGCTGCTGGAGGACGGTCGCCTGACCGACTCCAAGGGCCGCACGGTGGACTTCAAGAACACCCTGATCATCATGACCTCGAACATCGGTTCGAAGGTGATCGAGAAGGGTGGCGGCGGACTCGGCTTTGAGTTCTCCGGCGGTGCCGCCGAAGACACCCAGTACAACCGCATTCGCTCGCTTGTGAATGAGGAGCTGAAGCAGTACTTCCGCCCCGAATTCCTCAACCGTCTCGACGAAATCATCGTCTTCCGCCAGCTCACCCGCGACGAAGTGAAAGACATCGCCGAGATCATGCTCAAGGAGGTGTTCCAGCGCATGGATGACAAGGGCATCCACCTCTCCGTCACCGAGGCCTTCAAGGAACGGCTGGTGGAAGAGGGCTACAACCCCTCCTACGGCGCCCGTCCCCTGCGCCGGGCCGTGATGCGCCTGCTGGAAGACTCCCTGGCCGAGGAGTTCCTCTCGGGCCGGATCAGCGAGGGCGATTCCGCCCTGGTCGATGTGGGCGAGGACAAGCAGGTGGTGATCCGCAAGCAGAGCGCCCTGCCCGTGATGCCCGAACTCGCCGGCGCCGGCGCCTGA
- a CDS encoding rhodanese-related sulfurtransferase — translation MGLSLAAFYRFAAFDPAELPPLRQRLLACGEAGGVRGTVLLAPEGVNGTVSGPAEAVEALLELLRADPRLAALEVKRAEAPQQAFHRLKVRLKREIVTLGDASLRPYLAASVGRHVAPDQWEALIQDPDTLVVDTRNAYEVALGSFDGAIDPGTTSFRQFPAWVEQQLRPLVEQRRPKAIALFCTGGIRCEKATAHLLQQGFEGVHHLHGGILRYLEERPQQGSSWRGECFVFDQRVAVNHQLEPGEASLCHGCRMPLTAADRQLPSYAEGVSCRHCVDRQNSADRLRYAERQRQMELARQRGEDHLGRRFPVPPSSGG, via the coding sequence ATGGGCCTGAGCCTGGCTGCCTTCTACCGCTTCGCGGCCTTCGATCCGGCGGAGCTGCCGCCGCTGCGCCAGCGCCTGCTGGCCTGCGGCGAGGCCGGCGGCGTGCGGGGCACGGTGCTGCTGGCGCCGGAGGGGGTGAACGGCACGGTGAGCGGGCCAGCCGAGGCGGTGGAGGCGCTGCTGGAGCTGCTGCGGGCCGATCCGCGCCTGGCCGCCCTGGAGGTGAAGCGGGCCGAGGCGCCCCAGCAGGCCTTTCACCGGCTCAAGGTGCGGCTCAAGCGCGAGATCGTGACCCTGGGCGATGCCTCCCTGCGCCCCTACCTGGCGGCGTCGGTGGGCCGCCACGTGGCGCCCGATCAGTGGGAGGCCCTGATTCAGGATCCAGACACCCTGGTGGTGGACACCCGCAACGCCTACGAGGTGGCCCTGGGCAGCTTTGACGGCGCCATCGACCCGGGCACCACCAGCTTCCGGCAGTTCCCCGCCTGGGTGGAGCAGCAGCTGCGGCCCCTGGTGGAGCAGCGCCGCCCCAAGGCGATCGCCCTGTTCTGCACCGGCGGCATCCGCTGTGAGAAGGCCACGGCCCACCTGCTGCAGCAGGGTTTCGAGGGGGTGCACCACCTGCATGGCGGCATCCTGCGCTACCTGGAGGAGCGGCCGCAGCAGGGCAGCAGCTGGCGGGGGGAGTGCTTCGTGTTCGACCAGCGGGTGGCCGTGAATCACCAGCTGGAGCCGGGCGAGGCCAGCCTCTGCCACGGCTGCCGCATGCCCCTCACCGCCGCCGACCGCCAGCTGCCCAGCTACGCCGAGGGGGTGAGCTGCCGCCACTGCGTCGATCGCCAGAACAGCGCAGATCGCCTGCGCTACGCCGAGCGCCAGCGCCAGATGGAGCTGGCCCGCCAGCGCGGCGAGGACCACCTCGGCCGGCGCTTTCCGGTGCCGCCCAGCAGCGGTGGCTGA
- a CDS encoding GNAT family N-acetyltransferase, producing the protein MYGNNRGSRGPGEPAEGGLRLSRLGPGQLAACQDLDAAALGQLWSTAQWQAELADAARLAMGLWQGDALVAMACGWLIVDELHITLVAVQPQQRRRGLGRQVLQALLAEGQGRGARAATLEVAEGNRAALDLYGALGFSSRGRRRDYYRSGEAALIQWLPLTQPRPGDRADNTIDR; encoded by the coding sequence ATGTACGGAAACAACCGAGGCAGCAGGGGGCCCGGCGAGCCGGCTGAGGGCGGCCTGCGCCTCAGCCGGCTGGGACCAGGGCAGCTGGCGGCCTGCCAGGACCTCGACGCCGCCGCCCTGGGCCAGCTCTGGAGCACCGCCCAGTGGCAGGCGGAGCTGGCCGATGCGGCGCGCCTGGCGATGGGCCTCTGGCAGGGGGACGCCCTGGTGGCGATGGCCTGCGGCTGGCTGATCGTCGATGAGTTGCACATCACCCTGGTGGCGGTGCAGCCGCAGCAGCGGCGCCGGGGCCTGGGGCGGCAGGTGCTGCAGGCCCTGCTGGCGGAGGGCCAGGGCCGCGGCGCCAGGGCCGCCACCCTGGAGGTGGCTGAGGGCAACCGAGCCGCCCTGGACCTGTACGGCGCTCTGGGGTTCAGCAGCCGCGGCAGGCGTCGCGATTACTACCGCAGTGGCGAGGCGGCCCTGATCCAATGGCTTCCCCTCACGCAGCCGCGCCCAGGCGATCGAGCGGACAACACGATCGACCGGTAG
- a CDS encoding diadenylate cyclase encodes MVVLGRVTEARTLWLLRGYLLLVAMAWLVQRFANLPLTTKLVDALVLACSLALAILWQGELRRLMELLGTGRLGLLFGNRSRDQLMSSSVGVLSEAAGRLSQARRGGLIVVDLGSDLRPEDFLSPGLAIDAQLSVDLLLNLFAADTPLHDGAVLVKGNRILAAGVILPLSRQGMNRYGTRHLAAIGLTERFDRCLAIVVSEETGTLALACQGRLERPITSSRLHDLLTRALAQAGGRTVTKDTPDSRG; translated from the coding sequence ATGGTGGTGCTGGGCCGGGTCACCGAGGCGCGCACGCTGTGGCTGCTGCGCGGCTACCTGCTGCTGGTGGCGATGGCCTGGCTGGTGCAGCGCTTCGCCAACCTGCCGCTCACCACCAAGCTGGTGGATGCCCTGGTGCTGGCCTGCAGCCTGGCCCTGGCGATCCTCTGGCAGGGGGAGCTGCGGCGGCTGATGGAACTGCTGGGTACGGGCCGGCTGGGGCTGCTGTTCGGCAACCGCAGCCGCGATCAGCTGATGTCCAGCTCGGTGGGGGTGCTGAGTGAGGCGGCCGGACGCCTCTCCCAGGCGCGGCGCGGCGGCCTGATCGTGGTGGACCTGGGCAGCGACCTGCGCCCCGAGGACTTCCTCAGCCCCGGCCTGGCCATCGACGCCCAGCTCTCGGTGGATCTGCTGCTCAACCTCTTCGCCGCCGACACCCCCCTCCACGACGGCGCGGTGCTGGTGAAGGGCAACCGCATCCTGGCGGCGGGGGTGATCCTGCCGCTCTCGCGCCAGGGGATGAACCGCTACGGCACCCGCCACCTGGCCGCCATCGGCCTCACGGAGCGCTTCGACCGCTGTCTGGCGATCGTGGTGTCCGAGGAGACGGGCACCCTGGCCCTGGCCTGCCAGGGCCGCCTGGAGCGGCCGATCACCAGCAGCCGACTTCATGATCTGCTCACCCGGGCGCTGGCCCAGGCCGGCGGGCGTACCGTGACCAAGGACACGCCGGATTCCCGCGGATGA
- a CDS encoding isoprenyl transferase: protein MSRALATSSTRQTHPLPAGLDPTRLPAHVAVIMDGNGRWAQRRGLPRVVGHRAGVEALKRTLRLCSDWGVGALTAYAFSTENWNRPGEEVNFLMALFERVLQREIEGLEREQVCIRFLGDLEPLPLGLQNLIAKATARTAAGSGIRFNVCTNYGGRAELVRAARRLAQRAAEGELDPASIDEQCFAAELHTAGQLDPDLLIRTSGEHRISNFLLWQLAYAELHITDVLWPDFDGEALHAALLDYQNRQRRFGGVDPAP from the coding sequence ATGAGTCGCGCCCTGGCGACCAGCAGCACAAGGCAGACCCATCCCTTGCCGGCGGGGCTGGATCCCACCCGGCTGCCGGCCCATGTGGCGGTGATCATGGACGGCAACGGCCGCTGGGCCCAGCGGCGCGGCCTGCCCCGGGTGGTGGGCCACCGGGCCGGCGTGGAAGCCCTCAAGCGCACCCTGCGGCTCTGCAGCGACTGGGGCGTGGGCGCCCTGACGGCCTATGCCTTCTCCACCGAAAACTGGAACCGGCCCGGCGAGGAGGTGAACTTCCTGATGGCCCTGTTCGAGCGGGTGCTGCAGCGGGAGATCGAGGGCCTCGAGCGCGAACAGGTGTGCATCCGCTTCCTGGGGGATCTGGAGCCCCTGCCCCTGGGCCTGCAGAACCTGATTGCCAAGGCCACGGCCCGCACCGCCGCCGGCAGCGGCATCCGCTTCAACGTCTGCACCAACTACGGCGGCCGGGCGGAGCTGGTGCGGGCGGCCCGTCGCCTGGCGCAGCGGGCGGCCGAGGGGGAGCTGGATCCGGCCAGCATCGACGAACAGTGCTTTGCCGCCGAACTGCACACCGCCGGCCAGCTGGATCCCGATCTGCTGATCCGCACCAGCGGCGAACACCGGATCAGCAACTTCCTGCTGTGGCAGCTGGCCTATGCCGAGCTGCACATCACCGATGTGCTATGGCCCGATTTCGACGGCGAGGCCCTGCACGCCGCCCTGCTGGACTACCAGAACCGCCAGCGCCGTTTCGGCGGCGTGGACCCGGCCCCCTGA
- a CDS encoding LmeA family phospholipid-binding protein, producing MSGPLLQLLATGLQLWIRRQCEQIGALSLELEGRDLQLLRGRLAGAQLQARQVLYRGLELDAVTLTSEPISLQVAGLRRGQAIELGQPFGIRGEVRFSPEGLEHSLAQASWQPLADQLAGQLLGSAAWRGSSLSLRREHLVLRSHGALELETSLSAEAGTVLIRAVDGSAELRLPMDPAVRIERAAVENGRLVLQGRATVTP from the coding sequence ATGAGTGGCCCCCTGCTGCAGTTGCTGGCAACGGGCCTGCAGCTGTGGATTCGCCGCCAGTGTGAGCAGATCGGCGCCCTCTCGCTGGAGCTGGAGGGCCGGGATCTGCAGCTGCTGCGCGGCCGGCTGGCCGGGGCCCAGCTCCAGGCCCGGCAGGTGCTCTACCGGGGGCTGGAACTCGACGCGGTGACGCTCACGAGCGAGCCGATCAGCCTCCAGGTGGCTGGACTGCGGCGGGGCCAGGCCATCGAGCTGGGTCAGCCCTTCGGGATCAGGGGGGAGGTGCGGTTCAGCCCCGAGGGGCTGGAGCACTCCCTGGCCCAGGCGAGCTGGCAACCCCTGGCCGACCAGCTCGCCGGCCAGCTGCTCGGAAGCGCCGCCTGGCGGGGGAGCAGCCTCAGCCTCCGCCGGGAGCACCTGGTATTGAGAAGCCATGGGGCGCTGGAGCTGGAAACGAGCCTGAGCGCGGAGGCCGGCACGGTGCTGATCCGTGCCGTGGATGGCAGCGCCGAGCTGCGGCTGCCGATGGACCCGGCCGTGCGGATCGAGCGGGCCGCCGTGGAGAACGGCCGGCTGGTGCTGCAGGGCCGGGCCACGGTGACGCCCTGA
- the lysA gene encoding diaminopimelate decarboxylase, with protein sequence MSSEPVTGTEPASEPAPQAALAQQPFESGCDASSPNRNLAPISSGLDAEGRLVVGGCRLSDLARTYGTPLYVLDEATLRSSCRAYRDALAASYPGPSLALYASKANSSLAITALVAQEGLGLDAVSAGELLTALGGGMPPERIVLHGNNKSPEELALAAQAGVTVVLDNWRDIELLSALAPSLAQPVRLMLRFTPGIECHTHEYIRTGHLDSKFGFDPEQLPQVLGHLASCSWARLTGLHAHIGSQIFELQPHHDLAGVMADALAQARGLGHPVSDLNVGGGLGIRYVASDDPPTIQAWVSTVAGALAAACRERGLDLPRLLCEPGRSLVATAGVTVYELGSRKAIPGLRTYISVDGGMSDNPRPITYQSQYTALLVDRPTAEASETVTVAGKHCESGDVLLPEIALPPATSGDLLAVFATGAYNASMASNYNRIPRPAAVLVHEGQAELVQRREQPEDLLRYDVLPARLTPVI encoded by the coding sequence ATGTCCAGCGAGCCCGTCACCGGGACCGAGCCAGCCTCCGAGCCAGCGCCCCAGGCGGCGCTGGCCCAGCAGCCCTTCGAGAGCGGCTGCGATGCCTCCAGCCCCAACCGCAACCTGGCACCGATCAGCAGCGGCCTCGACGCCGAGGGGCGCCTGGTGGTGGGGGGCTGCCGCCTGAGCGATCTGGCCCGCACCTACGGCACGCCCCTCTACGTGCTGGATGAGGCCACCCTGCGCTCCAGCTGCCGGGCCTACCGCGACGCCCTGGCCGCCTCCTACCCCGGCCCCTCCCTGGCCCTTTATGCCTCCAAGGCCAACAGCTCCCTGGCGATCACCGCCCTGGTGGCGCAGGAAGGGCTGGGGCTCGATGCCGTGTCCGCCGGGGAACTGCTCACCGCCCTGGGCGGGGGCATGCCGCCCGAGCGCATCGTGCTGCACGGCAACAACAAGAGCCCCGAGGAGCTGGCCCTGGCGGCCCAGGCGGGCGTCACGGTGGTGCTGGACAACTGGCGCGACATCGAGCTGCTCAGCGCCCTGGCCCCCTCCCTGGCGCAGCCGGTGCGGCTGATGCTGCGCTTCACGCCAGGCATCGAGTGCCATACCCACGAGTACATCCGCACCGGCCACCTGGACAGCAAGTTCGGCTTCGACCCCGAGCAGCTGCCCCAGGTGCTGGGCCACCTGGCCAGCTGCAGCTGGGCGCGCCTCACCGGGCTGCACGCCCACATCGGCTCCCAGATCTTCGAGCTCCAGCCCCACCACGACCTGGCCGGCGTGATGGCTGACGCCCTGGCCCAGGCCCGTGGCCTCGGCCACCCCGTGAGCGACCTCAATGTGGGCGGTGGTCTGGGCATTCGCTACGTCGCCAGCGACGACCCGCCCACCATCCAGGCCTGGGTGAGCACGGTGGCCGGGGCGTTGGCGGCGGCCTGCCGCGAGCGGGGGCTCGACCTGCCCCGCCTGTTGTGTGAGCCGGGCCGCTCCCTGGTGGCCACCGCCGGAGTCACGGTGTACGAACTGGGCAGCCGCAAGGCCATCCCGGGCCTGCGCACCTACATCTCCGTGGATGGCGGCATGAGCGACAACCCCCGCCCGATCACCTATCAGTCGCAGTACACCGCCCTGCTGGTGGACCGGCCCACCGCCGAGGCCAGTGAGACCGTGACGGTGGCAGGCAAGCACTGCGAATCAGGCGATGTGCTGCTGCCGGAGATCGCCCTGCCGCCGGCCACCAGCGGCGACCTGCTGGCCGTGTTCGCCACCGGCGCCTACAACGCCTCGATGGCCTCCAACTACAACCGCATCCCACGGCCGGCGGCGGTGCTGGTGCATGAGGGTCAGGCGGAGCTGGTGCAGCGCCGCGAGCAGCCGGAAGACCTACTGCGCTACGACGTTCTGCCAGCGCGCCTGACGCCGGTAATCTGA
- a CDS encoding alpha/beta fold hydrolase, giving the protein MVERAARELLDPQGRALAQAVQWWPLQGLPDLWPVAVLGQGPPLLLLHGFDSSFLEFRRIAPRLAQSHQLFIPDLFGFGFCPRPAQAAYGPAAVLEHLTALLAAIASRSPEAAPLGLIGASMGGSVAVELARRHPGQISRLLLLAPAGLTGRPMPLPPLLDGLGVRFLARPGVRKGLCRSAFADPDRDVGPAELEIASLHLAAPGWGQALGRFARSGGFAGCGAPLPPQPIAVLWGANDRILRQPQKRAALALLGERVRELEPCGHLPHIDQPECVAATWLAGNGA; this is encoded by the coding sequence CTGGTGGAGCGGGCGGCACGGGAGCTGCTGGATCCCCAGGGCCGCGCCCTGGCCCAGGCCGTGCAGTGGTGGCCCCTGCAGGGCCTGCCCGACCTCTGGCCCGTGGCGGTGCTCGGCCAGGGGCCACCGCTGCTGCTGCTGCACGGCTTCGACAGTTCCTTTCTGGAGTTCCGGCGCATCGCCCCGCGGCTGGCCCAGAGCCATCAGCTGTTCATCCCCGACCTGTTCGGCTTCGGCTTCTGCCCCCGTCCCGCCCAGGCGGCCTATGGCCCCGCCGCCGTGCTGGAGCACCTCACCGCCCTGCTGGCGGCCATCGCCAGCCGCAGCCCGGAGGCCGCACCGCTCGGCCTGATCGGCGCCTCGATGGGCGGCTCCGTGGCCGTGGAGCTGGCCCGCCGCCACCCCGGGCAGATCAGCCGCCTGCTGCTGCTGGCCCCCGCCGGCCTCACCGGCCGGCCCATGCCCCTGCCGCCGCTGCTGGATGGACTCGGGGTGCGCTTCCTGGCCCGGCCCGGTGTGCGGAAAGGCCTCTGCCGCAGCGCCTTCGCCGATCCCGATCGGGATGTGGGCCCGGCCGAGCTCGAAATCGCCTCGCTGCACCTCGCCGCGCCGGGATGGGGCCAGGCCCTGGGGCGTTTCGCCCGCTCAGGCGGCTTCGCCGGCTGCGGTGCTCCGCTGCCGCCCCAGCCGATCGCGGTGCTGTGGGGGGCCAACGACCGCATCCTGCGTCAGCCCCAGAAACGCGCCGCCCTGGCCCTGCTCGGGGAGCGGGTGCGGGAGCTGGAGCCGTGCGGCCACCTGCCCCACATCGACCAGCCGGAGTGCGTGGCCGCCACCTGGCTGGCCGGCAACGGCGCATGA
- a CDS encoding iron-containing alcohol dehydrogenase family protein: MRQRSRRGSVEPTSPARDRAVAAGSAPATPQAHRIAPAEVLRGEGAWQQALPRIARLCHRPLLLGRGPATLPLRQKLEQSLRQEGLTPQLERLEHDCCELDLERLGRSLADGGSEGRPDAVIASGGGKVLDAGKLLAHRHGLPCVTVPTSAATCAGWTALANVYSPEGAFQHDVELRRCPELLVFDHALVRTAPARTLASGIADALAKWYEASVSSAASSDGLIQQAVQMARVLRDQLLFDAEQALLDSSSEAWVRVAEACGLTAGLMGGIGGARCRTVAAHAVHNGLTQLSASHGALHGEKVGFGILVQLRLEEVLGGNQLAGQARRQLLPLFRQLDLPADLADLGLGQATLEQLQQACAFACAPGSDLHHLPFSVSAIDLMAALVSTRCGERVAA; this comes from the coding sequence ATGCGCCAGCGTTCCCGCCGGGGCTCTGTGGAGCCCACCAGCCCAGCCCGCGATCGGGCGGTTGCCGCTGGCTCGGCCCCGGCCACACCTCAGGCCCACCGCATCGCCCCCGCCGAGGTGCTGCGCGGTGAGGGGGCCTGGCAGCAGGCCCTGCCCCGCATCGCCCGCCTCTGCCACCGCCCCCTGTTGCTGGGGCGAGGGCCCGCCACACTGCCCCTGCGGCAGAAGCTGGAGCAGAGCCTGCGCCAGGAGGGGCTGACGCCCCAGCTCGAGCGGCTGGAGCACGACTGCTGCGAGCTGGACCTGGAGCGCCTGGGGCGCAGCCTGGCTGACGGCGGCAGCGAGGGCCGACCCGATGCCGTGATCGCCAGCGGCGGCGGCAAGGTGCTGGACGCCGGCAAGCTGCTGGCTCACCGCCACGGCCTGCCCTGCGTCACCGTGCCCACCAGCGCCGCCACCTGCGCCGGCTGGACGGCCCTGGCCAACGTCTACAGCCCGGAGGGCGCCTTTCAGCACGATGTGGAGCTGCGGCGCTGCCCCGAGCTGCTCGTGTTCGACCATGCCCTGGTGCGCACCGCCCCGGCCCGCACCCTGGCCAGTGGCATCGCCGACGCCCTGGCCAAGTGGTACGAGGCCTCGGTGAGCTCCGCGGCCAGCAGCGACGGACTGATTCAGCAGGCCGTGCAGATGGCCCGGGTGCTGCGCGACCAGCTGCTCTTCGACGCCGAACAGGCCCTGCTGGACAGCAGCAGCGAGGCCTGGGTGCGGGTGGCGGAGGCCTGTGGCCTCACCGCCGGGCTGATGGGTGGCATCGGCGGTGCCCGCTGCCGCACCGTGGCCGCCCACGCCGTGCACAACGGCCTCACCCAGCTCAGTGCCAGCCATGGCGCCCTCCATGGCGAGAAGGTGGGCTTCGGCATCCTGGTGCAGCTGCGGCTGGAGGAAGTGCTGGGGGGCAATCAGCTGGCCGGCCAGGCCCGGCGGCAGCTGCTGCCCCTGTTCCGCCAGCTCGACCTGCCCGCTGATCTGGCCGATCTGGGCCTGGGCCAGGCCACCCTGGAGCAGCTGCAGCAGGCCTGTGCCTTTGCCTGCGCTCCCGGCTCCGACCTGCACCACCTGCCCTTCAGCGTCAGCGCCATCGATCTGATGGCCGCCCTGGTGAGCACCCGCTGCGGCGAGCGGGTCGCCGCGTGA